The following proteins are encoded in a genomic region of Bernardetia sp. MNP-M8:
- a CDS encoding serine hydrolase: MLQKTVYLIFVIVFLFSCKSNTEKKEIVSSPSEETTNYDKIDSLASRYLDLGRFSGTLLIAQNDSIIFNKSYGLADYVTIKEFTDSTAFKIGHLSELFTEAIIRDMINQNLIQSNEKIATYIPQIKQNFTVEELLNHKSNLQTIAQIQEVNPNKTYSLIDYVNLSNNENDKAAEIQSELDYNILGLVIEKVTNKTFSEVLEQYAQKWNLESTYFHKTDTTHLAIGYLFYNYRNQGLKITPSPKYQDSMAFSSRGIKATVKDVFKFVNNFENQSLDKEGYLMNDGFSYSLKKDNDKKRTVLILSNRKHPVAREMSESIEKILNNEEYELPLLRQEIAINPDLLKEYEGVYAMNSTMNLTFVAENDSLFVLMGENKVELKPQSENQFFMFESDASIRFERDENNKVAKAVLLDGFLEGNTILKVKG, translated from the coding sequence AGAAAAAAAAGAAATTGTATCCAGTCCAAGTGAAGAAACTACAAATTATGATAAAATCGATAGTTTGGCAAGTCGTTATCTTGATTTAGGGCGTTTTAGTGGTACACTATTGATTGCTCAAAATGACTCTATCATCTTTAATAAAAGCTATGGTTTGGCAGATTATGTCACTATAAAAGAATTTACAGACAGTACAGCTTTCAAAATTGGGCATCTTTCTGAGCTTTTTACAGAGGCTATTATTAGAGATATGATAAATCAAAATTTGATACAATCAAATGAAAAAATAGCTACATATATTCCTCAAATAAAACAGAATTTTACAGTCGAAGAGTTATTAAATCATAAATCAAACCTTCAAACAATTGCTCAAATACAAGAAGTAAATCCGAATAAAACCTATTCGTTAATTGATTATGTAAATCTATCAAATAATGAAAATGATAAAGCAGCAGAAATTCAATCTGAACTAGATTATAATATTTTAGGATTGGTTATTGAAAAAGTCACGAACAAAACATTTTCAGAGGTTTTGGAACAGTATGCTCAAAAATGGAATTTGGAAAGCACTTATTTTCATAAAACAGATACAACTCATCTTGCAATCGGTTATTTATTTTATAATTATCGAAACCAAGGGTTAAAAATAACCCCATCACCAAAGTATCAAGATAGTATGGCTTTTAGTAGTAGAGGAATAAAAGCAACAGTAAAAGATGTTTTTAAGTTTGTAAATAATTTTGAAAATCAAAGTTTGGATAAAGAAGGGTATTTAATGAATGATGGCTTTAGTTATTCACTCAAAAAAGATAATGATAAAAAACGAACAGTTCTTATTTTGAGTAATCGTAAGCATCCAGTTGCTAGAGAAATGTCTGAAAGTATAGAAAAAATATTGAATAATGAAGAATATGAGCTTCCTTTACTTCGTCAAGAAATAGCTATTAACCCAGATTTATTGAAAGAATATGAAGGCGTGTATGCAATGAATTCAACTATGAACTTGACTTTTGTAGCTGAAAATGATAGTTTGTTTGTACTGATGGGAGAAAATAAAGTGGAGCTAAAACCACAATCTGAAAATCAGTTTTTTATGTTTGAAAGTGATGCTTCTATTCGCTTTGAGAGAGATGAGAATAATAAAGTTGCAAAAGCTGTTTTACTAG